A genome region from Streptomyces sp. NBC_01296 includes the following:
- a CDS encoding TetR family transcriptional regulator produces the protein MPRRSAALDRATPDAIAAAALRLLDEEGPNALSFRALADRLEVSHATVQRRCTDLAGLLDLCTEHLAGQLPEIPAGTGWAEATELRFTALYRLLTAHPGLLVLRGGRPWLGRRLLARLVEPALADSVAAGMTAAEAMTAYRRMYLLTLGSAAFVDHRDPAGATAASRAALAALDPERFPVLSGGLADVLPALTDHEVYYGALRQLIEANRPAAA, from the coding sequence ATGCCGAGGAGATCAGCCGCCCTGGACCGCGCGACGCCCGATGCGATCGCTGCCGCCGCCCTGCGCCTCCTCGACGAGGAGGGGCCGAACGCGCTGAGCTTCCGCGCTCTGGCCGACCGGCTCGAGGTCTCCCACGCCACCGTCCAGCGCCGCTGCACCGACCTCGCCGGACTGCTCGACCTGTGCACCGAGCACCTCGCCGGGCAACTGCCCGAGATCCCGGCCGGGACCGGCTGGGCCGAGGCCACCGAGCTGCGGTTCACCGCCCTCTACCGGCTGCTCACCGCCCACCCCGGGCTGCTGGTGCTCCGCGGGGGCCGCCCCTGGCTCGGCCGCCGGCTGCTGGCCCGGCTGGTCGAGCCCGCGCTCGCCGACAGCGTGGCCGCCGGGATGACCGCCGCCGAGGCGATGACCGCCTACCGCCGCATGTACCTGCTCACCCTCGGCAGCGCCGCCTTCGTGGACCACCGGGATCCGGCCGGAGCCACCGCCGCCTCGCGGGCGGCCCTCGCCGCGCTGGATCCGGAGCGGTTCCCCGTGCTCTCGGGCGGGCTGGCCGACGTACTGCCGGCCCTGACCGACCACGAGGTGTACTACGGCGCACTGCGCCAGCTGATCGAGGCCAACCGGCCTGCCGCCGCCTGA
- a CDS encoding ricin-type beta-trefoil lectin domain protein, translating into MPPRLRASLPCLTAAALLALCLAPAPAAAEPYATSDSPLALTPPMGWNNWAHYMCDIDEAKVVANADALVSRGLAAKGYDTVTVDDCWMTKSRDADGSLVVDTQKFPHGMAWLGEYLHDKGLKFGIYEDAGSLTCERHPGSGSPDGGGPDHYAQDARQFASWKVDYVKMDGCNLWVPPGKTKEQAYRDAYNAVSEGLRASGRAMVLSASAPAYFQQGEWGGSDWHKVLGWVGETGQLWREGKDIKVYNATAPATSRWSSVLGNYGYNRWLGRYAGPGNWNDPDFLIAGAPGLTEAESRSQVGLWAMMAAPFILSSDVSKLTPAGLAALGNTDLIALDQDPMGRQGAVLSANATFEVLARPLANGDRAVAVLNRSGSTRDISVPLSDIGLYSCTVDAKDLWSGKSTEVSTSLTGKLAAHDTAVFRLTPHEGCAEARPTGQITGNGAQCADGVNTTGVGAVVLSPCTAAADQRWVLGSDASVRLTGKCLSASEEGLVELAACAPGEPGRHWTHRRDGALVEDLSGLCLTAPAAAATPDAPAERLRLAECGEHRVDQAWSLPV; encoded by the coding sequence GTGCCGCCTCGCCTGCGTGCGTCGCTCCCCTGCCTGACCGCGGCCGCCCTGCTCGCCCTCTGCCTCGCCCCCGCCCCCGCGGCGGCCGAGCCCTACGCGACCTCGGACAGCCCGCTCGCGCTCACCCCGCCCATGGGCTGGAACAACTGGGCGCACTACATGTGCGACATCGACGAGGCCAAGGTGGTCGCGAACGCCGACGCACTGGTGTCCAGGGGCCTCGCCGCCAAGGGCTACGACACGGTGACCGTCGACGACTGCTGGATGACCAAGAGCCGGGACGCGGACGGCAGCCTGGTCGTCGACACGCAGAAGTTCCCGCACGGCATGGCCTGGCTCGGCGAGTACCTGCACGACAAGGGCCTGAAGTTCGGCATCTACGAGGACGCGGGCTCCCTCACCTGCGAGCGCCACCCCGGCAGCGGCTCCCCCGACGGCGGCGGCCCGGACCACTACGCCCAGGACGCCCGGCAGTTCGCGTCGTGGAAGGTCGACTACGTCAAGATGGACGGCTGCAACCTGTGGGTGCCGCCCGGGAAGACGAAGGAGCAGGCGTACCGCGACGCGTACAACGCCGTCTCCGAAGGCCTGCGCGCGAGCGGCCGCGCCATGGTCCTCTCGGCCTCCGCCCCCGCCTACTTCCAGCAGGGCGAGTGGGGCGGCTCCGACTGGCACAAGGTCCTCGGCTGGGTCGGCGAGACCGGCCAGCTGTGGCGCGAGGGCAAGGACATCAAGGTCTACAACGCGACCGCCCCGGCAACCTCCCGGTGGAGCTCGGTGCTGGGCAACTACGGCTACAACCGCTGGCTCGGCCGGTACGCGGGCCCCGGCAACTGGAACGACCCCGATTTCCTCATCGCGGGCGCCCCCGGGCTCACCGAGGCCGAGAGCCGCAGCCAGGTGGGCCTGTGGGCGATGATGGCGGCCCCGTTCATCCTGTCCTCCGACGTCTCGAAGCTCACCCCGGCCGGGCTGGCCGCCCTGGGCAACACCGACCTGATCGCGCTGGACCAGGACCCGATGGGCCGCCAGGGCGCGGTGCTCTCCGCCAACGCCACCTTCGAGGTGCTGGCCCGGCCGCTGGCCAACGGCGACCGCGCCGTCGCCGTGCTCAACCGGTCCGGCAGCACCCGGGACATCTCCGTACCGCTCTCCGACATCGGGCTGTACTCCTGCACGGTCGACGCCAAGGACCTGTGGAGCGGCAAGAGCACCGAGGTCTCGACCTCCCTGACCGGGAAGCTGGCCGCGCACGACACGGCGGTCTTCCGGCTCACCCCGCACGAGGGGTGCGCCGAGGCCCGGCCTACCGGGCAGATCACCGGGAACGGCGCCCAGTGCGCGGACGGGGTCAACACCACCGGGGTGGGCGCGGTGGTCCTTTCGCCGTGCACCGCGGCCGCGGACCAGCGCTGGGTCCTCGGATCCGACGCGAGCGTACGCCTGACCGGCAAATGCCTGTCGGCGAGCGAGGAAGGCCTCGTGGAACTGGCCGCCTGCGCGCCCGGGGAGCCGGGCCGGCACTGGACGCACCGCCGGGACGGAGCCCTCGTCGAGGACCTGAGCGGGCTGTGCCTGACGGCCCCCGCCGCGGCCGCCACCCCGGACGCCCCGGCCGAGCGGCTGCGGCTGGCCGAGTGCGGCGAGCACCGGGTCGACCAGGCCTGGTCCCTGCCGGTCTGA